The following proteins are co-located in the Nocardia bhagyanarayanae genome:
- a CDS encoding DUF3039 domain-containing protein: protein MSTDTLVRPDTTTDETTGDDTPKFFHYVKKDKIAESAVMGTVVVALCGEVFPVTRSPKPGSPVCPECKKVYESLRKGD, encoded by the coding sequence GTGAGTACCGACACCCTGGTTCGCCCGGATACGACCACCGACGAGACGACGGGCGACGACACCCCGAAGTTCTTCCACTACGTGAAGAAGGACAAGATCGCCGAGAGCGCCGTCATGGGCACCGTGGTCGTGGCCTTGTGCGGCGAGGTGTTCCCGGTGACCCGCTCGCCCAAGCCCGGCTCGCCGGTCTGCCCGGAGTGCAAGAAGGTCTACGAGTCCCTGCGCAAGGGCGACTGA
- a CDS encoding DEAD/DEAH box helicase encodes MTGSDGAAAGDGATPGDSGKSAAGGGSLRAWQRRALTKYLATKPRDFLAVATPGAGKTTFALRVAAELLADRTVDQITVVAPTEHLKHQWAASAARSGIQLDSRFSNATGGTSGDYHGVVVTYAQVASHPSRHRVRTENRRTLVILDEIHHAGDAKSWGDATAEAFGDATRRLALTGTPFRSDDSQIPFVVYEPDESGFPKSRADHTYGYAEALADGVVRPVVFLAYSGDAHWRDSAGEEHSARLGEPLNAEQTARAWRTALDPAGDWISAVLRAADIRLRQKRASGMPDAGGLVIATDQDRARDYAELLEHISGERPALVLSDDPASSNRIAEFSNNTQPWMVAVRMVSEGVDVPRLAVGVYATSASTPLYFAQAIGRFVRARRPGETASVFLPSVPVLLDLAAQLELQRDHVIGKPHREKNGLDDELLTDTAKQKDEPGEEEKKFVALAADAELDQVIYDGSSFGTATFAGSDEEADYLGIPGLLDADQMRALLRERQARQLADRGEPKIAEPAPQVATAAERVATADRLGELRKELNSLVAMHHHRTGKPHGVIHGELRRECGGPPTALATADQLHERIAALRRR; translated from the coding sequence GTGACTGGGTCGGATGGCGCTGCGGCGGGAGATGGAGCGACGCCGGGCGATTCGGGAAAGTCGGCAGCCGGGGGCGGTTCGCTACGCGCGTGGCAGCGGCGCGCGCTCACCAAATACCTGGCCACCAAGCCCCGCGACTTCCTCGCCGTGGCGACGCCCGGCGCGGGTAAGACGACCTTCGCGCTGCGGGTGGCCGCCGAGCTGCTCGCCGACCGCACCGTGGACCAGATCACGGTGGTCGCGCCGACCGAACACCTCAAGCACCAGTGGGCGGCCTCGGCCGCGCGCAGCGGCATCCAGCTGGATTCCCGGTTCTCCAACGCCACCGGCGGCACCTCCGGCGACTACCACGGCGTGGTCGTCACCTACGCGCAGGTCGCCTCGCATCCGTCCCGGCACCGGGTGCGCACCGAGAACCGCAGGACGCTGGTGATCCTCGACGAGATCCACCACGCGGGCGACGCCAAGAGCTGGGGCGACGCGACCGCGGAAGCGTTCGGCGACGCGACGCGCAGGCTGGCGCTGACCGGTACGCCGTTCCGCTCCGACGACAGCCAGATCCCGTTCGTCGTCTACGAGCCCGACGAATCCGGTTTCCCCAAGTCGCGCGCCGACCACACCTACGGCTACGCCGAGGCGCTGGCCGACGGCGTCGTCCGTCCGGTGGTCTTCCTGGCCTACTCCGGTGACGCGCACTGGCGCGACAGCGCGGGCGAGGAGCACTCCGCCCGCCTCGGCGAGCCGCTCAACGCCGAACAGACCGCGCGCGCCTGGCGGACCGCGCTGGACCCCGCGGGCGACTGGATCTCCGCGGTGCTGCGCGCCGCCGACATCCGGCTGCGCCAGAAGCGCGCCTCGGGCATGCCCGACGCGGGCGGCCTGGTGATCGCCACCGATCAGGACCGGGCCCGCGACTACGCCGAGCTGCTCGAACACATTTCGGGGGAGCGGCCGGCCCTGGTGCTCTCCGACGATCCCGCCTCATCGAACCGGATCGCCGAGTTCAGCAACAACACCCAGCCGTGGATGGTCGCGGTGCGCATGGTGTCCGAGGGCGTCGACGTGCCGCGCCTCGCCGTCGGCGTCTACGCGACCAGCGCCTCGACGCCGCTCTACTTCGCCCAGGCCATCGGCCGATTCGTGCGTGCGCGCCGCCCCGGCGAGACGGCGAGCGTGTTCCTGCCCTCGGTGCCCGTCCTGCTGGATCTGGCCGCGCAGCTGGAGTTGCAGCGCGACCACGTCATCGGCAAGCCGCACCGGGAGAAGAACGGCCTCGACGACGAGTTGCTGACCGACACGGCCAAGCAGAAGGACGAGCCGGGCGAGGAAGAGAAGAAGTTCGTGGCGCTCGCCGCGGACGCCGAGCTCGACCAGGTGATCTACGACGGCTCCTCGTTCGGCACCGCCACCTTCGCGGGCAGCGACGAGGAGGCCGACTATCTCGGCATTCCCGGCCTGCTCGACGCCGACCAGATGCGCGCGCTGCTGCGCGAGCGCCAAGCGCGTCAGCTGGCCGATCGCGGTGAGCCGAAGATCGCGGAACCCGCGCCGCAGGTCGCGACCGCCGCCGAGCGGGTGGCCACCGCGGACCGGCTCGGGGAACTGCGTAAGGAACTCAACAGCCTGGTGGCCATGCACCACCACCGCACCGGCAAGCCGCACGGGGTGATCCACGGCGAGTTGCGGCGTGAGTGCGGCGGGCCGCCGACCGCGCTGGCCACGGCCGACCAGCTGCACGAGCGCATCGCCGCGCTGCGTCGGCGGTAG
- a CDS encoding DUF3099 domain-containing protein: MQQYGDSSDADDIGRGVRPDVSSTPSPSRGYFPGNDDKHPVLITEAAPSLEDQHRARVRRYTILMAFRIPALVLAAVAYSAWGSALISLLIIGASIPLPWIAVLIANDRPPRRKDEPSRWDRPHKAIESRPHNAIDG, translated from the coding sequence ATGCAGCAGTACGGCGACTCCTCCGACGCCGACGACATCGGCCGCGGTGTTCGCCCGGACGTCTCATCCACCCCTTCTCCGTCGCGCGGGTACTTCCCCGGAAACGACGACAAGCACCCGGTGCTCATCACCGAGGCCGCCCCTTCGCTCGAGGATCAGCACCGCGCGCGGGTGCGCAGGTACACGATCCTGATGGCGTTCCGCATTCCCGCGCTGGTGCTGGCCGCCGTCGCCTACAGCGCGTGGGGCAGCGCCTTGATCTCGCTGCTGATCATCGGCGCGTCGATTCCGCTGCCGTGGATCGCGGTGCTCATCGCCAACGACCGCCCGCCGCGGCGCAAGGACGAACCCAGCCGCTGGGACCGCCCTCACAAGGCCATCGAATCGCGCCCGCACAACGCCATCGACGGGTGA
- a CDS encoding MFS transporter — protein MTELRTSPAESAEPVDPVARRPHPAWIVAGVGFVALLGAAAFRSVPSVLMDPLHAEFGWSHGTIGLAVSLNLLLYGLISPFAAALMDKFGIRRVVACALVLVAAGSGLTVFMTQAWQLVATWGLLVGVGVGSMSMPFVATITGRWFVRHRGLVTGVLTAAGATGQLVFLPLVSALAHEHGWRLPALVVAGAALAVVPLVLLFIRDFPSDVGVSAYGAEPGSSAGTRTTARGGATRALTVLARIARTRGFWLLAGGFAVCGASTNGLVGTHFVSAAHDHGMPPTTAAGLLALVGVFDVAGTIASGWLTDRVDPRYLLLAYYSLRGLSLLILPSLFAPHTEPSMWVFVIFYGLDWIATVPPTVALCRELFGEDGPVAFGWVFASHQIGSAIAATGAGVIRDVQGSYDTAWYVAGALCGLAALMSIVIRRRIVA, from the coding sequence GTGACCGAACTGCGCACTTCACCCGCCGAGTCCGCCGAGCCCGTCGACCCGGTGGCGCGGCGGCCGCACCCGGCCTGGATCGTCGCGGGGGTCGGCTTCGTCGCTCTGCTCGGCGCGGCCGCGTTCCGTTCCGTGCCGAGCGTGCTGATGGACCCGCTGCACGCGGAGTTCGGGTGGTCGCACGGCACCATCGGGCTCGCGGTCTCGCTGAATCTGTTGCTCTACGGGCTCATCTCGCCGTTCGCCGCCGCGCTGATGGACAAGTTCGGCATCCGCAGGGTGGTGGCCTGCGCGCTGGTGCTCGTCGCGGCGGGCAGCGGACTGACCGTCTTCATGACCCAGGCCTGGCAACTGGTCGCGACCTGGGGACTGCTCGTCGGCGTCGGTGTCGGCTCGATGTCGATGCCGTTCGTGGCGACCATCACCGGGCGCTGGTTCGTGCGCCACCGCGGCCTGGTCACCGGCGTCCTGACTGCCGCGGGCGCGACCGGGCAGCTGGTCTTCCTCCCGCTGGTCTCGGCGCTGGCGCACGAGCACGGGTGGCGGCTGCCCGCGCTGGTGGTGGCGGGCGCGGCGCTGGCGGTGGTGCCGCTGGTGCTGCTGTTCATCCGCGACTTCCCCAGCGACGTGGGCGTTTCCGCGTACGGCGCGGAACCCGGCTCGTCTGCCGGGACGCGCACCACCGCTCGAGGCGGCGCGACACGGGCGCTCACCGTGCTGGCGCGGATCGCGCGGACGCGCGGATTCTGGTTGCTGGCGGGCGGTTTCGCGGTGTGCGGCGCTTCGACCAACGGCTTGGTCGGCACCCATTTCGTCAGCGCGGCGCACGACCACGGGATGCCGCCGACCACCGCGGCCGGACTGCTCGCGCTGGTCGGTGTGTTCGACGTCGCGGGCACCATCGCCTCGGGGTGGCTCACCGACCGGGTCGACCCGCGTTATCTGCTGCTGGCCTACTACAGCCTGCGCGGGCTCTCGCTGCTGATCCTGCCCTCGCTGTTCGCGCCGCATACCGAGCCGAGCATGTGGGTCTTCGTGATCTTCTACGGCCTGGACTGGATCGCGACCGTCCCGCCGACGGTCGCGCTGTGCCGCGAGCTGTTCGGCGAGGACGGGCCGGTGGCCTTCGGCTGGGTCTTCGCCTCACACCAGATCGGCTCGGCGATCGCGGCCACCGGCGCGGGCGTGATTCGCGACGTGCAGGGCAGCTACGACACGGCCTGGTACGTGGCGGGCGCGCTGTGCGGGCTCGCGGCGCTGATGTCGATCGTCATCCGCAGGCGGATCGTCGCCTGA
- a CDS encoding DEAD/DEAH box helicase, with amino-acid sequence MSDAGSSLRVWQTVLRADEPVGALPIAAHAVPDAAGTAIVSADRALRALLDTEAVAADLATTLHADLRPYQARGVGWLTETTEAYGGAVLADEMGLGKTVQAIGFLLGRAPAGAQLVVCPTSLVGNWAHEIARFAPELRPIAWRGGELAAAPGDIVVVGYPMLRLHGHLLAERDWATAIFDEAQALKNPRTQLAKAARALTSPAKVALTGTPVENHLEELWALLHLVAPRLFAHRGQFRRRFVRPIQEGSAAAAARLRDTIEPVVLARKKFHVAAALPAKIHTDLLCDLTAEQEKLYDQLLERAIDDGFGSGAQRQSRVLAALTALKQVCNHPGLITGDLAELPGRSGKLDLCTDIVATNLETDSPTLIFTQYRQTGELLVRHLAEQFGVTAPFFHGGLNQAQRAAIVRDFQSADGPPVLVLSLRAAGTGLTLTRAADVVHFDRWWNPAVEAQASDRAHRIGQTRTVTITTLTSGTTVEEHIAGMHDRKSALTDLSDTAGIAALARLDDDQLVEILRRKREN; translated from the coding sequence ATGTCCGACGCGGGCTCGTCGCTGCGGGTCTGGCAGACGGTCCTGCGCGCAGACGAACCCGTCGGCGCACTGCCCATCGCCGCCCACGCCGTACCGGACGCCGCGGGCACCGCGATCGTGTCCGCCGACCGCGCGTTGCGAGCCCTGCTCGACACCGAGGCGGTGGCCGCCGACCTGGCGACCACCCTGCACGCCGACCTGCGCCCCTATCAGGCGCGCGGGGTCGGCTGGCTCACCGAGACCACCGAGGCGTACGGCGGCGCGGTGCTGGCCGACGAGATGGGTCTCGGAAAGACGGTGCAGGCCATCGGTTTTCTGCTCGGGCGTGCACCGGCGGGCGCGCAGCTCGTGGTCTGCCCCACGTCGCTGGTCGGCAACTGGGCGCACGAGATCGCCCGTTTCGCACCGGAACTGCGTCCGATCGCCTGGCGCGGCGGAGAACTCGCCGCGGCCCCGGGTGACATCGTGGTGGTCGGCTACCCGATGCTGCGGCTGCACGGCCACCTCCTCGCCGAACGAGACTGGGCGACAGCGATATTCGACGAGGCGCAAGCGTTGAAGAACCCGCGCACCCAGCTCGCGAAAGCCGCCCGCGCCCTCACCAGCCCCGCCAAGGTCGCGCTGACCGGCACGCCGGTGGAGAACCACCTCGAGGAACTGTGGGCATTGCTGCATCTGGTCGCGCCTCGCCTGTTCGCCCATCGCGGCCAGTTCCGCCGCCGTTTCGTCCGGCCCATCCAGGAGGGTTCGGCCGCGGCCGCCGCCCGGCTTCGCGACACCATCGAACCGGTCGTGCTGGCGCGCAAGAAGTTCCATGTCGCCGCCGCGCTGCCCGCGAAGATCCACACCGACCTGCTCTGCGATCTGACCGCCGAACAGGAGAAGCTCTACGATCAGCTGCTGGAGCGGGCCATCGACGACGGCTTCGGTTCCGGCGCGCAACGGCAGAGCCGGGTGCTCGCCGCCCTCACCGCGCTCAAACAGGTGTGCAACCACCCGGGCCTGATCACCGGCGATCTCGCCGAGCTGCCGGGCCGTTCGGGCAAGCTCGACCTGTGCACCGACATCGTCGCCACCAACCTCGAAACCGATTCGCCGACCCTGATTTTCACCCAGTACCGGCAGACCGGTGAGTTGCTGGTCCGTCACCTCGCCGAGCAGTTCGGTGTCACCGCGCCGTTCTTCCACGGCGGACTGAACCAAGCCCAGCGCGCGGCGATCGTGCGCGACTTCCAGTCCGCGGACGGGCCGCCGGTGCTCGTGCTGAGCCTGCGGGCGGCGGGCACCGGTCTCACCCTGACCCGCGCCGCCGACGTGGTGCACTTCGACCGCTGGTGGAATCCCGCCGTGGAGGCGCAGGCCTCGGACCGCGCGCACCGGATCGGCCAGACCCGCACGGTCACCATCACCACCCTCACCTCCGGCACCACCGTCGAGGAGCACATCGCGGGCATGCACGACCGCAAGTCCGCGCTGACCGATCTGTCGGACACCGCGGGCATCGCCGCGCTGGCCCGCCTCGACGACGACCAACTCGTCGAGATCCTGCGACGGAAGCGAGAGAACTGA
- a CDS encoding SDR family NAD(P)-dependent oxidoreductase, producing the protein MSDLTGKVALVTGGSRGIGAAIARRLAAAGADVALTYQSAETAAKTVVAEIEALGGRAIALRADSADAGEVTDSVHRAAAELGGLDVLVNNAGIFPSKPFEEFTVEEIDRALHVHARAAFVGAQAAVAHMTEGGRIISIGTNLTEHAPFGGLALYNLSKSALNGFTKALARELGPRSITVNLVQPGSTDTDMNPADGAHAATQVGLTALGRFGTADDIAATVAFLAGPAGRSITGAILTVDSGTNA; encoded by the coding sequence ATGTCCGACCTGACCGGCAAGGTGGCACTGGTGACCGGCGGCAGCAGGGGGATCGGAGCGGCGATCGCCCGGCGGTTGGCCGCCGCGGGCGCGGATGTCGCGCTGACCTACCAGAGCGCCGAGACCGCCGCCAAAACCGTTGTCGCCGAGATCGAAGCGCTTGGCGGGCGCGCGATCGCCCTGCGTGCCGACAGCGCCGACGCGGGCGAGGTGACGGACTCGGTGCATCGCGCGGCCGCCGAATTGGGCGGGCTCGACGTGCTGGTGAACAACGCGGGCATCTTCCCGAGCAAGCCGTTCGAGGAGTTCACCGTCGAGGAGATCGACCGGGCGCTGCACGTGCACGCCCGCGCCGCGTTCGTCGGCGCCCAAGCGGCGGTCGCGCACATGACCGAGGGCGGCCGGATCATCAGCATCGGCACCAACCTCACCGAGCACGCCCCGTTCGGCGGTCTGGCGCTCTACAACCTGAGCAAGTCGGCGCTCAACGGATTCACCAAGGCGCTGGCGCGCGAACTCGGCCCGCGGTCGATCACGGTGAATCTGGTGCAGCCCGGCTCGACCGACACCGACATGAACCCGGCCGACGGCGCACACGCCGCGACCCAGGTAGGCCTCACCGCGCTCGGGCGCTTCGGCACCGCCGACGACATCGCCGCCACCGTGGCGTTCCTGGCGGGCCCGGCCGGGCGCAGCATCACCGGCGCGATCCTCACGGTGGACAGCGGCACCAACGCCTGA
- a CDS encoding YihY/virulence factor BrkB family protein, whose translation MTEASPPPARGPEPIHSGGAGTPPHGADVVVRRIRHAGRQARRLVVRVSGKAWDDSIFAKSAAAAFWQTLSLAPLLLGVLGSLGYVGGWFGPDTVEIVESKIITFSREFLSEAVVTDLIEPTVGDVLGRGRGAVVSFGFVLSLWAGSSAMATFVDAIVEAHDQQDARHPVWQRIFALLLYVLFLVAAVFILPLVALGPSLIGRVLPDAWREPGLRLLDSFYYPGVGLLLIVGLTTLYKLALHRTLPWHRLFGGALVAGVFFMAASEGLRRYLSWITATGVSYGALATPIAFLLFTFFLGFAVILGAEFNAAVQEFWPARATRIEQMREWISNQVRGETPDEDTDADVPDRTDSARAITPAARDALRSSG comes from the coding sequence ATGACCGAAGCCAGTCCCCCACCCGCGCGCGGGCCCGAGCCGATCCACAGCGGCGGCGCGGGCACGCCACCGCACGGCGCGGACGTCGTCGTCCGGCGGATCCGGCATGCCGGACGGCAGGCTCGCAGGCTGGTGGTCCGGGTGTCGGGGAAGGCGTGGGACGACTCGATCTTCGCCAAGTCCGCGGCCGCCGCGTTCTGGCAGACCCTGTCGCTGGCCCCGCTGTTGCTCGGGGTGCTCGGCAGTCTCGGTTACGTCGGCGGGTGGTTCGGCCCGGACACCGTCGAGATCGTCGAATCCAAGATCATCACGTTCAGCCGGGAGTTTCTCAGCGAGGCCGTCGTCACCGATCTGATCGAACCGACCGTCGGCGACGTGCTCGGCCGCGGGCGCGGCGCGGTGGTGTCGTTCGGCTTCGTGCTCTCGCTGTGGGCCGGATCCTCGGCGATGGCCACCTTCGTCGACGCGATCGTGGAAGCGCACGACCAGCAGGACGCCCGGCATCCGGTGTGGCAGCGCATCTTCGCGCTGCTGCTCTACGTGCTGTTCCTGGTGGCGGCGGTCTTCATCCTGCCGCTCGTCGCGCTCGGTCCCAGCCTGATCGGCCGGGTGCTGCCGGACGCGTGGCGGGAGCCGGGTCTGCGGCTGCTGGACAGCTTCTACTATCCCGGCGTCGGCCTGTTGCTCATCGTCGGCCTGACCACGCTCTACAAGCTGGCGCTGCACCGCACGCTGCCCTGGCATCGGCTGTTCGGCGGGGCGCTCGTCGCGGGCGTGTTCTTCATGGCGGCCAGCGAGGGGCTGCGCAGGTACCTGTCCTGGATCACCGCGACCGGCGTGAGTTACGGCGCGCTGGCGACGCCGATCGCCTTCCTGCTGTTCACGTTCTTCCTCGGCTTCGCGGTGATCCTCGGCGCCGAGTTCAACGCCGCGGTCCAGGAGTTCTGGCCCGCCCGCGCCACCCGCATCGAGCAGATGCGGGAATGGATCTCCAACCAGGTGCGCGGCGAGACGCCGGACGAGGACACCGACGCCGACGTGCCGGATCGCACCGACTCGGCGCGCGCGATCACCCCGGCCGCGCGAGACGCGCTCCGTAGCTCGGGATGA
- a CDS encoding TetR/AcrR family transcriptional regulator: MAERGRPRAFDRSVALRRAMEVFWEHGYEGASMSDLTAAMGINSPSLYAAFGGKEALFREAIELYGRTDGGYTDRALREEPTARAAIEAMLRDNAAAYTAEDKPHGCMVVLAGATYTTRNTGVRDFLVEKRRETTEHIHARLRRGVADGDLPEQTDTAALAAFYTTVLYGLSIQARDGAALDELTRSIDCAMAAWPAG, translated from the coding sequence GTGGCCGAACGGGGTCGTCCCCGCGCTTTCGACCGCTCGGTCGCGCTGCGCCGGGCAATGGAGGTGTTCTGGGAGCACGGCTACGAGGGCGCGTCGATGAGCGATCTCACCGCCGCGATGGGCATCAACTCGCCCAGTCTCTACGCCGCGTTCGGCGGCAAGGAGGCGCTGTTCCGCGAGGCCATCGAGCTGTACGGCCGCACCGACGGCGGCTACACCGACCGCGCACTACGCGAGGAGCCCACCGCACGCGCCGCCATCGAGGCCATGCTCCGGGACAACGCCGCCGCCTATACCGCCGAGGACAAGCCGCACGGCTGCATGGTGGTGCTCGCGGGCGCGACGTACACGACCCGCAACACCGGGGTGCGCGACTTCCTGGTCGAAAAGCGCAGGGAGACCACCGAGCACATCCACGCGCGCCTGCGCCGCGGTGTAGCCGACGGCGATCTGCCCGAGCAGACCGATACGGCGGCGCTGGCCGCGTTCTACACGACGGTGCTCTACGGACTGTCCATCCAGGCCAGGGACGGGGCCGCTCTCGATGAACTCACCCGTTCCATCGATTGCGCGATGGCGGCTTGGCCAGCGGGCTGA